A single region of the Alteriqipengyuania flavescens genome encodes:
- a CDS encoding DUF4011 domain-containing protein — protein sequence MNAEANPQVRKLFDETRRRLVETGTRNRLVHVNRANTRGAVVNIINERSDDVYAILPSGKTMRFRALGKDKHEQGEILLAEDTGETETFDENRYTDNLLESPLGPDALAKKLLKIARDARTAEEEQGVNILYLALGFVTWFEDEKSEVRREAPLVLLPVELVRNQRTSTYDIRMRGEDLITNLPLQQRWQDDFGLVLPELEIGEDWQPSQYFDEVEEIVEERDRWEIDRDAIQLGFFSFSKLLMYRDLDIDVWPDSALETHELVKGLLYEGFEGDDDAIFGEEDKLDDVLPPDRIFHVVDADASQARVIEEARSGRNLVVQGPPGTGKSQTIANIIAAAAQEGKTVLFVAEKMAALEVVHDRLVKVGLADICLELHSRSANKRQVLEELKRTLNAGAAVPAIPARPEALQHSRDKLNAIAQALHSPIGDTGETAFGMLGRQARFMGLKAPPPTFAADGLAEMDRAAESKAVDALKLYGGALKEAGDPAKHPFRTVTVTQLQPVDQARLRPMLDEAREAVTALDSVMNAALDSLGLAEGGWFDLVAPVEELLVALSGLKEVDGNLARELLQCRDIDRLSEALASGRRWREERDAASDHFIEHAFTSDVAHLRAPLVAGTTSFFARWGSPYRNASRELAGLLNDQLPKSADERVELVDRLLQVSRLRNEWGHEEEFCRAALGENWRGERTDWEGIEAVRAWAARVALANADLDAEPDFLVSTAVARERENWVDKIKQLAGPARTSVALVRDRLGIADDRFEEGWNDAQLAEIAGALAQMSGAIERYPEWAALIDARTKVDAAGAGSLADRMASGECAADAAVVELKFARAEAIWERALSAEPALRELSSVDRNALVADFTKLEKQHLRDNVTHIVANHLGQLPRGALGEMKVLRGEMGKKRGHKALRRLFSEAPNAIQRIKPVLLMSPISVAQYLTPGMLSFDLLLIDEASQVRPEDALGAIARASQIVVVGDQKQLPPTSFFDRLTSASQDEDDDEQLEDEDLLGGAAQLAELESILTLCEARGLGARLLEWHYRSRDPSLIRVSNREFYADRLILPPSPLEKDPAYGLVFTQVPGAYDKGGRRDNRLEGEALVEAVANHARTMPDQSLGIVTFSATQKNTITELLELARRKDAILDDFLREGGAEDVFVKNIENVQGDERDVIFISVGYGPTEPGGRMIGASFGPVNSEGGERRLNVLFTRARLRCEIFASFDPGELDVSRASRDGPRVLKRFLEFAKHRQLVEHMPTGEEADTPFEEDVADTIRSFGFLADPQVGSAGFKIDLGIRHPDRPGSYLLAVECDGATYHSALWARERDRLRQGVLEHLGWRFHSALPPENWTIRS from the coding sequence ATGAACGCCGAGGCCAATCCGCAAGTGCGCAAGCTGTTCGATGAGACGCGGCGCCGGCTGGTTGAGACTGGCACTCGCAACCGGCTCGTGCACGTCAACAGGGCGAACACGCGCGGCGCCGTCGTGAATATTATCAACGAACGCTCAGATGACGTCTACGCCATCCTTCCGAGTGGCAAAACGATGCGCTTTCGCGCCCTTGGCAAGGACAAACACGAGCAGGGGGAAATCCTGCTTGCGGAAGATACGGGTGAAACGGAGACTTTCGACGAGAACCGCTACACCGACAACTTGCTGGAAAGCCCGCTGGGGCCGGACGCTCTTGCCAAGAAGCTCCTGAAGATCGCGCGGGATGCGCGCACCGCCGAGGAGGAGCAAGGGGTAAACATCCTCTACCTGGCACTCGGCTTCGTCACCTGGTTTGAGGATGAGAAGTCCGAAGTTCGCCGAGAAGCGCCCCTTGTCCTTCTTCCGGTGGAACTTGTCCGCAACCAGCGCACTTCGACATATGACATTCGCATGCGCGGTGAGGATCTCATTACGAACCTTCCGCTCCAGCAGCGATGGCAGGACGATTTCGGGTTGGTTCTTCCCGAACTTGAAATCGGCGAGGACTGGCAGCCATCGCAATACTTCGACGAGGTCGAGGAAATTGTCGAAGAGCGCGATCGCTGGGAAATCGACCGTGATGCCATTCAACTGGGCTTCTTCTCGTTCTCGAAACTGCTCATGTATCGCGACCTTGATATCGATGTCTGGCCCGATAGCGCGCTGGAAACCCACGAGCTCGTCAAAGGCCTCCTTTATGAAGGGTTCGAGGGCGACGACGACGCAATTTTTGGCGAAGAGGACAAGCTCGACGATGTCTTGCCGCCGGACAGAATCTTCCACGTAGTCGATGCCGATGCAAGCCAGGCCCGAGTAATCGAAGAGGCCCGGTCTGGTCGCAACCTTGTCGTGCAGGGGCCGCCGGGCACAGGGAAAAGTCAGACCATCGCCAACATCATCGCGGCTGCCGCGCAGGAGGGCAAAACCGTCTTGTTCGTGGCCGAGAAGATGGCCGCACTGGAGGTCGTGCACGATCGGTTGGTAAAAGTCGGCTTGGCAGACATCTGTCTTGAATTGCATTCCCGTAGCGCGAACAAACGCCAGGTGCTCGAGGAGCTGAAGCGAACCCTCAACGCAGGTGCCGCCGTGCCTGCAATTCCCGCAAGGCCAGAAGCGCTGCAGCATAGCCGAGACAAGCTCAACGCCATCGCCCAGGCTCTCCATTCGCCGATCGGCGATACAGGCGAAACGGCGTTCGGGATGCTGGGCCGCCAAGCGCGCTTCATGGGCTTGAAAGCGCCGCCGCCAACTTTCGCTGCAGACGGCCTGGCTGAAATGGATCGCGCTGCCGAAAGCAAAGCGGTGGATGCACTCAAGCTTTATGGTGGCGCACTGAAGGAGGCTGGCGATCCAGCCAAACATCCGTTCCGGACAGTAACCGTGACGCAGCTTCAGCCGGTCGATCAGGCAAGATTGCGGCCGATGCTAGATGAGGCACGGGAAGCGGTAACGGCCCTTGATAGCGTCATGAATGCCGCTTTGGATTCTCTCGGATTGGCTGAAGGCGGCTGGTTCGACCTGGTCGCGCCGGTCGAAGAACTCTTGGTTGCACTCTCCGGCTTGAAAGAGGTCGATGGCAACCTTGCCAGAGAGCTTCTGCAATGCCGTGACATTGACCGCTTGTCTGAGGCCCTGGCATCTGGTCGCCGGTGGCGCGAAGAACGCGATGCGGCCAGCGACCACTTCATTGAGCACGCCTTCACGAGTGATGTGGCGCATCTTCGCGCCCCGCTCGTCGCAGGGACAACATCATTCTTCGCTCGCTGGGGCAGCCCTTATCGCAATGCCTCACGTGAACTTGCGGGATTGCTAAACGATCAGCTGCCGAAATCTGCCGATGAGCGTGTGGAGCTAGTCGATAGGCTTTTGCAAGTTTCCCGGCTCCGGAATGAATGGGGGCACGAGGAGGAATTTTGTCGGGCCGCGCTTGGCGAAAACTGGCGCGGCGAGCGGACCGATTGGGAGGGCATTGAGGCTGTCCGGGCATGGGCGGCGCGAGTGGCGTTAGCCAACGCCGATCTTGATGCCGAACCCGATTTCCTCGTTTCCACTGCCGTAGCCAGGGAGCGCGAAAATTGGGTGGATAAGATCAAACAGTTGGCGGGTCCGGCACGGACATCAGTCGCGCTTGTTCGCGATCGTCTCGGGATAGCTGATGACCGCTTCGAAGAAGGATGGAACGATGCGCAACTAGCCGAAATCGCCGGCGCTCTGGCGCAGATGTCAGGGGCAATAGAACGGTATCCAGAGTGGGCCGCCCTTATCGACGCTCGCACAAAGGTAGACGCCGCTGGCGCTGGCTCTCTCGCCGATCGCATGGCGTCCGGGGAATGCGCTGCCGATGCAGCTGTCGTTGAACTCAAATTTGCAAGGGCGGAAGCGATTTGGGAACGTGCACTAAGCGCCGAACCGGCGTTGCGGGAGCTCAGCAGCGTCGATCGCAACGCCCTGGTTGCAGACTTTACCAAACTCGAGAAGCAGCATCTGCGGGACAACGTAACGCATATTGTCGCCAACCATCTCGGCCAGCTCCCGCGCGGTGCGTTGGGAGAAATGAAGGTGTTGCGCGGCGAAATGGGGAAGAAACGTGGCCACAAAGCGCTTCGTCGCCTGTTTTCGGAGGCGCCAAATGCCATCCAGCGCATTAAACCGGTGCTGTTGATGAGCCCCATCTCGGTGGCACAATATCTGACACCAGGGATGCTTTCTTTCGATCTGTTGCTTATCGACGAAGCCAGTCAGGTGCGCCCCGAGGATGCGCTCGGTGCGATCGCCCGTGCTAGCCAGATCGTCGTCGTCGGCGATCAAAAACAGCTCCCACCGACCTCCTTCTTCGACCGACTTACCAGTGCCAGCCAAGATGAAGACGACGATGAACAGCTCGAAGACGAGGATTTGCTTGGTGGCGCCGCCCAGCTGGCAGAACTGGAAAGCATCCTGACCCTGTGCGAGGCGCGGGGCCTCGGTGCCCGCCTGCTCGAATGGCACTATCGATCGCGGGATCCTTCGCTCATTCGCGTGTCAAACCGCGAATTTTACGCGGACCGCTTGATACTCCCACCTTCGCCATTGGAGAAAGACCCAGCTTACGGCCTCGTTTTCACCCAGGTCCCAGGCGCATATGACAAGGGTGGTCGTCGCGATAATCGGCTGGAGGGCGAAGCTCTGGTAGAGGCCGTTGCAAATCACGCACGGACGATGCCGGACCAGTCACTGGGAATAGTTACGTTCTCTGCAACGCAAAAAAATACGATCACCGAACTCCTTGAACTTGCTCGTCGCAAGGACGCCATTCTTGACGATTTCCTCCGCGAAGGCGGTGCTGAGGATGTCTTCGTCAAGAATATCGAGAACGTTCAGGGCGACGAGCGCGACGTGATTTTCATCAGCGTCGGCTATGGCCCGACGGAACCTGGCGGGAGAATGATCGGCGCGAGTTTCGGCCCGGTTAACTCCGAAGGCGGCGAACGTCGTCTCAATGTGCTTTTCACGCGGGCTAGGCTTAGGTGTGAAATCTTCGCTTCCTTCGACCCGGGCGAACTTGATGTAAGTCGCGCTTCACGGGATGGGCCGCGCGTTCTCAAACGTTTCCTCGAATTTGCGAAGCATCGCCAGCTCGTCGAGCATATGCCGACTGGCGAGGAAGCCGACACCCCCTTTGAGGAGGATGTCGCGGACACCATACGGTCCTTCGGTTTCCTTGCAGATCCACAGGTGGGATCAGCAGGCTTCAAGATTGATTTGGGCATCCGCCACCCTGACAGACCGGGAAGTTATTTGCTGGCGGTTGAGTGCGACGGAGCTACATACCATTCGGCCTTGTGGGCGCGCGAGCGCGATCGCCTCCGTCAAGGCGTGCTGGAGCATCTGGGATGGCGCTTCCATAGTGCTCTGCCACCTGAAAACTGGACCATTCGCAGTTAG
- a CDS encoding class I SAM-dependent DNA methyltransferase: MAKKADSSKGGDLGFEAELFKAADKIRANMEPSDYKHVVLGLIFLKHISDGFMAKRAELEKEYPDGVEDEDEYRADNVFWVPKPARWSHLQASAKQPGIGKLIDEAMLEIEKVNPSLKGVLPKDYARPALNPVMLGELIDLISGIGFKSDEGQSRDVLGRVYEYFLGQFAGAEGKRGGEFYTPRSVVRTMVEMLQPHDGRVYDPCCGSGGMFVQSEKFVENHGGRIGDIAVYGQESNHTTWRLCMMNLAVRGIDADIRWNSDGSFHRDELPDLRADYVLANPPFNVSDWGGNRLREDGRWKFGIPPAGNANFAWLQHILHHLAPAGTAGVVLANGSMSSTQSGEGEIRQAMVEGDVIDCMIAMPGQLFYSTQIPVCLWFLAKDKSNGLVGDARLRDRRGEILFIDARKLGHMVDRTRREFSDEDIARITDTYHAWREGKDYEDVPGFAYSANLEEVAKHGYVLTPGRYVGAEDVEDDGVPFAEKFASLQATLEDQFDEGERLTATIREKLSQVFAND, from the coding sequence ATGGCAAAGAAAGCAGACAGTTCTAAGGGCGGCGACCTCGGTTTCGAGGCCGAGCTGTTCAAGGCAGCGGACAAGATCCGCGCCAATATGGAGCCGTCCGATTACAAGCACGTCGTCCTCGGTCTGATCTTCCTCAAACATATTTCCGATGGCTTCATGGCCAAGCGCGCCGAACTTGAAAAAGAGTATCCGGACGGCGTCGAGGACGAGGACGAATACCGGGCCGATAATGTCTTCTGGGTGCCGAAGCCCGCACGTTGGTCGCACCTGCAGGCGAGCGCGAAGCAGCCCGGCATCGGGAAGCTGATCGACGAGGCAATGCTCGAGATCGAGAAGGTGAACCCTTCGCTCAAAGGCGTGCTGCCGAAGGACTACGCCCGCCCTGCGCTCAACCCCGTCATGCTGGGCGAGCTGATCGACCTCATTTCCGGCATCGGCTTCAAGTCCGACGAGGGGCAGAGCCGCGATGTGCTCGGCCGCGTCTATGAATACTTCCTCGGCCAGTTCGCCGGTGCAGAAGGCAAGCGCGGGGGCGAGTTCTACACCCCGCGCTCGGTCGTGCGCACCATGGTCGAGATGCTGCAGCCGCATGATGGCCGCGTATATGACCCGTGCTGCGGATCGGGCGGCATGTTCGTGCAGTCGGAGAAGTTCGTCGAGAATCACGGCGGACGCATTGGCGACATCGCCGTCTATGGTCAGGAGTCGAACCATACGACCTGGCGGCTCTGCATGATGAACCTGGCGGTGCGCGGAATCGACGCAGACATTCGCTGGAACAGCGACGGCAGCTTCCACCGCGACGAATTGCCAGACCTGCGCGCCGATTACGTGCTCGCCAATCCGCCGTTCAATGTGTCGGACTGGGGCGGCAACCGTCTGCGTGAGGACGGGCGCTGGAAGTTCGGCATTCCCCCTGCGGGAAATGCGAACTTTGCCTGGCTGCAACACATCCTGCACCATCTGGCACCGGCGGGCACGGCGGGCGTGGTGCTGGCCAACGGCTCGATGTCTTCCACGCAGAGCGGCGAGGGCGAGATCCGGCAGGCAATGGTCGAAGGCGACGTGATCGACTGCATGATCGCCATGCCCGGCCAACTGTTCTATTCGACGCAGATCCCGGTGTGCCTGTGGTTCCTTGCCAAGGACAAGTCGAACGGGCTGGTCGGCGATGCCAGGCTGCGCGATCGGCGCGGCGAAATCCTGTTCATCGATGCCCGCAAGCTCGGCCATATGGTCGACCGCACTCGGCGCGAGTTCTCGGATGAGGACATCGCGCGGATCACCGACACCTACCACGCTTGGCGCGAGGGCAAGGATTACGAGGACGTGCCTGGCTTCGCGTATTCCGCCAACCTCGAAGAGGTGGCGAAGCATGGCTATGTGCTGACGCCGGGGCGCTATGTCGGCGCGGAAGATGTTGAGGATGACGGCGTGCCGTTCGCGGAGAAGTTCGCATCGTTGCAAGCGACTTTGGAGGATCAGTTTGACGAGGGGGAGCGGTTAACGGCGACGATCCGGGAGAAACTGTCTCAGGTCTTCGCCAATGATTGA
- a CDS encoding restriction endonuclease subunit S gives MIDWQPSSLAELIDIKHGFAFKGQHFVDYQTNDVLVTPGNFAIGGGFKSDKLKYYDGPVPDEYVLQPGDLIVTMTDLSKQADTLGYSAIVPKDGPRLLHNQRIGLVTSKDKAISLDFLGWLMRTPAYRNCVVGSATGSTVKHTSPTRIKEFEFLLPPENEQNSISATLNALDHKIELNRRMNETLEAQARALFRDWFVDFGPVKAKMAGDTPYLAPDLWSLFPDRLGDAGVPEGWKFSPLTEHFEIIGGGTPKTSIADYWNGPIPWFSVVDTPSACDVFVFRTEKTITQEGIENSSARIVRAGTTIISARGTVGNRAIAAQDLTFNQSCYALQGLSGASDEFVYLAAGHMVDRLKSMAHGSVFSTITRKTFEGLSLAQPNEALHEAFRTIVSPLFSKIRANVAESHTLAQTRDLLLPKLMSGEIRVGEVSSKKLSAA, from the coding sequence ATGATTGATTGGCAGCCTAGTTCTCTCGCCGAGCTTATCGATATCAAGCACGGTTTCGCTTTCAAAGGGCAGCACTTCGTCGATTATCAGACCAATGATGTGCTCGTGACGCCCGGCAATTTCGCGATCGGGGGAGGCTTCAAGTCGGACAAACTCAAATATTATGACGGCCCTGTGCCTGACGAGTATGTTCTTCAGCCAGGGGACCTAATCGTCACCATGACCGACTTAAGCAAACAAGCTGATACCCTAGGATATTCGGCAATTGTGCCGAAAGACGGTCCGCGATTGCTTCACAACCAACGTATCGGTCTCGTGACGTCGAAAGACAAGGCGATCAGTCTGGACTTTCTCGGGTGGCTGATGAGGACACCGGCCTATAGGAACTGCGTAGTTGGCAGTGCCACAGGGTCGACCGTCAAACACACATCGCCGACCCGGATCAAAGAATTCGAATTTCTTCTTCCGCCGGAGAACGAGCAAAACTCGATCTCGGCGACTCTCAACGCCCTCGACCATAAGATCGAGCTGAACCGGCGGATGAACGAAACGCTGGAGGCGCAGGCGCGGGCGCTGTTCCGCGACTGGTTCGTCGACTTCGGCCCTGTGAAGGCCAAGATGGCCGGCGATACCCCCTATCTCGCGCCGGACCTCTGGTCGCTCTTCCCCGACCGCCTCGGCGATGCTGGCGTTCCGGAGGGGTGGAAGTTCTCTCCCCTCACAGAGCATTTCGAAATTATCGGAGGTGGCACGCCAAAGACGTCAATCGCGGATTATTGGAACGGTCCGATTCCCTGGTTCTCTGTTGTCGACACGCCTTCAGCCTGCGATGTTTTCGTTTTCAGGACCGAAAAAACCATAACGCAGGAGGGCATCGAGAATTCGTCTGCCAGAATTGTGCGTGCAGGAACGACAATTATCTCGGCGCGAGGAACGGTCGGAAACCGCGCAATTGCCGCACAAGATCTGACCTTTAATCAGTCTTGTTATGCCCTTCAGGGCCTTAGTGGTGCTAGCGATGAATTCGTTTATCTCGCAGCGGGCCACATGGTCGATCGCTTGAAATCGATGGCGCATGGGTCGGTGTTCTCCACGATAACCCGTAAGACTTTCGAAGGTCTCTCGCTGGCTCAGCCGAATGAGGCGCTTCACGAAGCATTCCGAACCATCGTTTCGCCGCTATTTTCCAAGATTCGAGCGAATGTCGCGGAAAGTCACACGCTTGCCCAGACCCGCGACCTGCTGCTGCCCAAGCTAATGTCCGGCGAAATCCGCGTCGGCGAAGTATCGAGCAAAAAGCTTTCTGCTGCATGA